In the Pseudomonas cannabina genome, one interval contains:
- a CDS encoding type II toxin-antitoxin system PemK/MazF family toxin, producing MLRGEVWWVEFDPSVGSEIKKTRPAVIVSNDSANRHLARVVVVPLTSSTERTYPGEALITLEGQSSKAMADQIMAADKKRLKNRLGKLSKVDMVAVENAISVHLAMPL from the coding sequence ATGCTTCGCGGTGAAGTCTGGTGGGTTGAATTCGATCCTTCTGTTGGCAGTGAGATTAAAAAAACGCGGCCAGCAGTGATCGTGAGCAACGATTCAGCTAACCGCCATTTGGCACGGGTCGTTGTTGTACCGTTAACCAGCAGTACCGAGAGAACGTATCCCGGTGAAGCGCTCATAACGCTTGAAGGGCAAAGCAGTAAAGCGATGGCCGACCAGATAATGGCAGCGGACAAGAAGCGTTTAAAGAACCGGTTAGGTAAACTATCCAAGGTTGATATGGTAGCCGTTGAAAATGCTATCAGTGTCCATTTGGCGATGCCGCTTTGA
- a CDS encoding replication initiator protein A, translated as MTGEQLDQSDLDVFLECLHRHQDQTLGTKVRFTAGSFLRAINRDVGKANYLWLNDVLARLSLYGIELGDGQRFYLGTLLNEMYRDEIRGNM; from the coding sequence GTGACGGGTGAACAACTCGATCAGTCAGATTTGGATGTTTTTTTGGAGTGCCTACACCGCCACCAAGATCAGACTTTGGGTACGAAAGTACGTTTCACAGCGGGTAGTTTTCTGCGAGCTATTAATCGCGACGTTGGCAAGGCTAACTACCTGTGGTTGAACGATGTATTGGCTCGTCTTTCACTCTATGGAATCGAATTAGGGGATGGTCAGCGTTTTTATCTTGGTACGTTGTTAAATGAAATGTACCGTGATGAAATACGCGGGAATATGTGA